A single Nitrosospira multiformis ATCC 25196 DNA region contains:
- a CDS encoding YegP family protein — MAAKFEIYKDKAGEFRFRLKATNGQTILASEGYKARAGCMNGVESVRKNAPDDARYERKTTESGKYRFNLKSGNNQVIGTSESYETEKARDGGIESVKKNAPTAVIADMTEPTEKIAPGTPPAGAAV; from the coding sequence ATGGCCGCAAAATTCGAAATCTACAAGGATAAGGCAGGGGAGTTTCGGTTCAGATTGAAAGCCACCAATGGACAAACCATTCTTGCCAGTGAAGGCTACAAGGCCAGGGCGGGATGCATGAATGGAGTGGAGTCTGTCCGAAAAAATGCGCCTGATGACGCCCGATATGAACGGAAAACCACTGAAAGCGGCAAATACAGGTTCAATCTCAAATCGGGCAATAATCAGGTGATTGGCACCAGCGAATCCTACGAGACGGAAAAAGCCCGGGATGGCGGAATAGAATCAGTCAAGAAAAACGCCCCCACCGCCGTCATTGCCGATATGACAGAGCCCACCGAGAAAATCGCACCCGGCACTCCCCCAGCCGGGGCAGCAGTCTGA
- a CDS encoding carboxypeptidase M32 has product MYPALQSLKARFAEIDDLRRAVSVLHWDMSTYMPQDGTASRGRMIATVEKAAHEKLIDPALAGLLEETGALPDAMLSADERAFLRLARRQFVRASKIPSGFKAEFFQHMAETYEVWVQARKLNDFKVVAPFLEKTVAYSRALSDFFNAGETAWTHPMDPHIEDADPGMTTTDLKTLFADLRRDLVPLVRELSSRSKPRTDFLSRACPKSRQVEFLNWLARNIGYDFNRGRQDLTHHPFMTKLGAGDVRITTRINETNLCDGIFSTIHECGHAFYELGLSPSQDGTILGHGTSAGIHESQSRLWENQVGRSREFWTYFYPHLQAHFSEALGDVSLEEFYCGINRVEPSLIRTEADEVTYNLHVMIRFDIESQLLDGSLQVKDLPGAWNDRYEADLGVRPSSDAQGCLQDVHWYYGGVGGMFQGYTIGNLFSAQCFEAALEAHPEIPEAMIQGNFSTLHSWLKENIYQYGSGLFPQELIHRVTGHDLSSKPFVAYLKRKYL; this is encoded by the coding sequence ATGTATCCAGCCCTCCAGTCTTTGAAGGCCCGGTTTGCAGAAATCGATGACCTCAGGCGGGCCGTTTCCGTGCTCCATTGGGATATGTCCACTTACATGCCTCAGGACGGAACAGCCTCCCGGGGCCGCATGATAGCCACCGTCGAAAAGGCGGCTCACGAAAAACTCATCGACCCCGCTCTGGCCGGGCTTCTGGAGGAAACAGGGGCATTGCCCGATGCAATGCTGTCTGCAGACGAGCGAGCGTTCCTGCGCCTGGCCCGCCGGCAGTTTGTCCGCGCGTCAAAAATCCCTTCCGGTTTCAAGGCCGAATTTTTCCAGCACATGGCCGAGACCTACGAAGTTTGGGTTCAGGCACGAAAATTGAACGATTTCAAGGTCGTGGCGCCCTTTCTGGAAAAAACCGTCGCATACTCACGAGCCCTGTCGGATTTCTTCAATGCCGGGGAAACCGCGTGGACGCACCCGATGGATCCGCACATCGAAGACGCTGACCCTGGCATGACCACGACAGATCTCAAGACGCTTTTTGCCGACCTTCGACGTGATCTCGTACCATTGGTCCGGGAGCTGTCGTCTCGAAGCAAGCCACGAACCGATTTTTTGTCACGGGCCTGCCCCAAGTCCCGCCAAGTGGAGTTTTTGAACTGGCTTGCCAGGAATATCGGTTATGACTTCAATCGGGGGCGGCAGGACCTCACTCACCACCCGTTCATGACAAAGCTGGGCGCGGGGGATGTTCGCATCACCACCCGAATCAATGAGACGAACCTCTGTGATGGTATTTTCAGCACCATTCATGAGTGCGGGCATGCCTTTTACGAACTGGGGCTTTCCCCAAGCCAGGATGGAACTATCCTGGGTCACGGCACTTCCGCCGGAATTCACGAAAGCCAAAGCCGGCTGTGGGAAAACCAGGTTGGCCGCTCCCGGGAATTCTGGACATATTTTTATCCCCACCTGCAGGCCCACTTTTCAGAGGCTCTTGGGGATGTTTCGCTGGAAGAATTCTATTGCGGCATCAATCGCGTGGAACCATCGTTGATTCGAACCGAGGCCGATGAAGTGACCTACAACCTCCATGTCATGATCCGCTTCGACATCGAATCGCAGCTTCTGGATGGCTCACTCCAAGTGAAGGATCTGCCAGGGGCTTGGAACGACCGGTATGAAGCTGACCTTGGCGTACGTCCGTCGTCCGATGCTCAAGGCTGCCTTCAGGATGTGCATTGGTATTACGGAGGCGTCGGCGGAATGTTCCAAGGCTATACGATTGGAAATCTCTTTAGCGCCCAGTGCTTCGAGGCCGCTCTTGAGGCCCATCCGGAAATTCCGGAGGCGATGATACAGGGAAATTTCAGCACCCTTCATTCGTGGCTGAAGGAAAACATTTATCAGTACGGCTCGGGTCTTTTTCCCCAAGAACTGATCCACCGCGTGACCGGTCACGACTTATCGTCGAAACCCTTCGTTGCGTACCTGAAGCGGAAATACCTGTAG
- a CDS encoding VOC family protein has translation MVSKNTICLWYDGTALDAAKFYAETFPDSAVEAVHRAPGDFPAGKQGDVLTVEFTVMGIPCLGLNGGSAFKHNEAFSFQVATDDQAETDRLWNAIVGNGGQESVCGWCKDKWGVSWQITPRALTAAITDPDRAAARRAFEAMMGMGKIDIAAIEAARRTDAPDTQPMSPPLQDQWSSK, from the coding sequence ATGGTCAGCAAAAACACGATTTGCCTCTGGTACGACGGCACCGCCCTGGATGCTGCGAAGTTCTACGCCGAGACGTTCCCGGACAGCGCGGTGGAGGCAGTCCACCGCGCGCCTGGCGACTTTCCTGCGGGCAAGCAGGGCGATGTCTTGACGGTGGAGTTCACGGTAATGGGTATCCCTTGTCTCGGCCTGAACGGGGGCTCAGCGTTCAAGCACAACGAAGCATTCTCGTTCCAGGTCGCGACCGACGATCAGGCCGAAACAGACCGTTTGTGGAACGCGATTGTCGGAAACGGGGGCCAGGAAAGCGTATGCGGCTGGTGCAAGGACAAGTGGGGAGTGTCATGGCAGATCACGCCACGTGCCCTGACGGCTGCGATCACAGATCCTGATCGAGCAGCGGCCAGGCGCGCATTCGAAGCCATGATGGGAATGGGAAAGATCGACATAGCTGCCATCGAAGCAGCTCGACGGACTGACGCTCCCGATACCCAACCCATGTCGCCGCCCCTGCAAGATCAATGGTCATCAAAATAA
- a CDS encoding IS3-like element ISNmu3 family transposase (programmed frameshift), whose amino-acid sequence MPGAMHSASGLDRIEIVTGIERRRRWSLGEKLKAVEESRLPGMSVSYVARKYGIAPSLLFRWRKLMTEGGKEAVRSDDAVVSAAEVKELKKRIRELERVLGKKTLENEILTEAVKLAHGKKTDLAHALAATGRFAMKAIADTMGVARSRLVERMKPQEKSFRCRYNKADDAWLLPLIREIVDCRATYGYRRICALLNRKLERMGKPAVNHKRVYRIMRQNGLLLARYTGKQRVLSHEGKVITLRSNLRWCSDGFEIPCWNGQVVRVAFALDCCDREVISHVATTGGITGEMVRDLMTESVERRFGTVDLLPHRVEWLSDNGSCYTASETTAFAKDMGFISCFTPVRSPESNGMAEAFVKTFKRDYVYVHDRPDAKTVMAQLDQWFEDYNEFHPHKGLKMKSPRQFIRSQLLTASCPV is encoded by the exons ATGCCTGGTGCTATGCATAGTGCTTCAGGTTTGGATCGTATTGAAATCGTCACCGGGATCGAGCGCCGCAGGCGCTGGAGCCTGGGTGAGAAATTAAAAGCTGTTGAGGAATCCCGCTTGCCGGGCATGAGTGTCTCGTATGTGGCGCGAAAATATGGTATTGCTCCGAGCTTGTTATTTCGCTGGAGGAAGCTCATGACTGAAGGAGGCAAGGAAGCTGTTCGTAGCGATGATGCGGTAGTGTCTGCGGCCGAGGTGAAAGAGTTGAAGAAGCGGATCCGGGAGTTGGAGCGGGTTCTGGGCAAGAAAACCCTGGAGAACGAGATTCTCACGGAAGCGGTGAAGCTTGCGCATG GAAAAAAAACTGATCTCGCGCATGCCCTTGCTGCCACCGGACGATTTGCCATGAAGGCCATTGCAGACACCATGGGTGTGGCGCGCTCCCGTCTTGTGGAACGGATGAAGCCGCAGGAAAAGTCTTTTCGTTGCCGCTACAACAAGGCTGATGATGCCTGGCTGTTGCCCTTGATCCGCGAAATTGTGGATTGCCGCGCGACCTACGGATACAGAAGGATTTGCGCTCTCCTTAACCGCAAACTGGAGAGAATGGGCAAGCCTGCTGTCAATCACAAGCGGGTCTATCGCATCATGCGCCAGAATGGCCTGCTGCTGGCCCGATATACGGGCAAACAGCGCGTGCTGTCTCATGAAGGCAAGGTCATTACCTTGCGTTCCAATTTGCGCTGGTGTTCGGATGGTTTTGAGATTCCCTGCTGGAATGGGCAAGTAGTGCGTGTTGCCTTCGCCCTGGATTGCTGTGATCGTGAAGTCATCAGCCATGTTGCCACCACTGGCGGCATTACTGGGGAAATGGTGCGCGATCTGATGACTGAATCCGTTGAGCGGCGCTTCGGCACCGTTGACCTGCTCCCACACAGGGTGGAGTGGCTCAGCGACAATGGCAGCTGTTACACCGCCAGCGAGACAACTGCTTTTGCAAAGGATATGGGCTTCATCAGCTGTTTTACTCCCGTCAGAAGTCCCGAATCCAACGGTATGGCCGAGGCCTTCGTCAAAACCTTCAAGCGGGATTACGTCTATGTCCATGATCGTCCCGACGCAAAAACCGTAATGGCGCAGCTTGACCAATGGTTCGAGGATTACAATGAATTCCATCCTCACAAGGGGCTGAAGATGAAGTCGCCAAGACAATTCATCCGCAGCCAGTTACTAACCGCATCCTGTCCGGTTTAA
- a CDS encoding pyridoxamine 5'-phosphate oxidase family protein: protein MEIDEQHNPALAKVAEMVGDAKFAMLTTKEKDGTLRSRPMATMQLDSEGNLWFFTSLSSPKIEEAQPDQQVNLSYARTDKYDYLSISGAAELVHDKEKMQTLWSPWLKPWFPKGLDDPDLALLKVSIIAVEYWDAPDSATARAYGLVKALVTGDTDALGEHRKLDVNEE from the coding sequence GTGGAAATCGATGAACAACATAATCCCGCCCTGGCTAAAGTGGCGGAAATGGTTGGCGATGCCAAATTTGCGATGTTGACGACCAAGGAAAAAGACGGGACCTTGCGTAGCCGTCCCATGGCTACGATGCAACTGGACAGCGAAGGCAACCTCTGGTTTTTTACTTCCCTGTCATCCCCAAAAATCGAGGAAGCGCAACCGGACCAGCAAGTCAATCTCTCCTACGCTCGTACCGATAAGTACGACTATCTTTCCATATCCGGGGCAGCGGAGCTGGTGCACGACAAGGAGAAGATGCAGACTTTATGGTCCCCCTGGCTCAAGCCCTGGTTCCCAAAGGGCTTGGACGATCCGGATCTCGCTTTGCTCAAAGTCAGCATCATAGCAGTCGAATATTGGGATGCGCCTGACAGCGCTACTGCGCGGGCATACGGACTTGTGAAAGCGCTGGTGACAGGTGATACCGATGCATTGGGGGAACATCGCAAACTGGATGTGAACGAGGAATAA
- a CDS encoding DEAD/DEAH box helicase — protein MRTTARHFGDRRAFRNEDLVLAIKPHDPCKWDESRYEAFLDALCGHREYQKTAIRAVLSYWLGGRYADLCQLAKENFEANEDLRHRWGRWDSMQSHLQLPAQLACSLDLATGTGKSFVLYGIAAILLAEGVVDRVLVLCPSNTIEAGLLAKFKELASNADLRDTLPAYARFSTPRVINASETIVDGALCVENYHAILDHVNSSIRDSLKGKGARVAVLNDEAHHVANETGTEAGKWKTFLQSADYGFRYVLAVSGTCYVGNDYFSDVVYRYSLRQAIEERFVKKVEYVSDMPATHGQEDYWQLIWQRHEDWKRKLKSRIIRPLTIVITQKIAACKQVAEDLTDWLTTWEKIKPEEARAKVLVVTSAKEHQANVAMLRTVDSLASKVEWIISVSMLSEGWDVKNVFQIVPHEERAFNSKLLIAQVLGRGLRRPVGWTGEDPIVTVFNHDAWSRRIKHLVDEILEIERRLSSRPLVESPYHFELHNLDYTRKEEITDHPQSGEYQIFAKGYVVLPSQVVDQSVTVEFEEALTGKHSKFGAILRQKTYSAEDVAEQLYLRLKSIDQETADAQDPEDRTNYAKRFPRDKCMAIVSESLKQAGITDGRITDDNRQKFLQAIGPLKRKATKRVVYVLSPQALVTFNTATRQADSCSAAELRRGTKTVFFTEGCRETLVDEQQEFFDEVVDADGDFVSGRVEVGNPADFKSPVNLAIADATPERKFMRELTKRENTKCLDTWLKNAAMNFYSLEYAWKKGEHPKRGEFSPDFFIKQGDWLFVAEIKDDGEISDLSPENVKKHEYASAHFTQLNAWLEKEGLSVRYQFNMVAPRDFNAFFQKLREYSLTGYRSVLDAAIINAGAKASDTTSASQPNSLHSN, from the coding sequence ATGAGGACTACCGCACGCCATTTCGGTGACCGCCGCGCCTTCCGCAATGAAGACCTGGTTCTGGCAATCAAGCCCCATGATCCTTGTAAATGGGATGAGAGCCGTTATGAGGCATTTCTTGACGCCTTGTGTGGGCACCGTGAATACCAGAAGACGGCAATCCGAGCCGTACTGAGTTATTGGTTGGGTGGGCGGTATGCCGACTTGTGCCAATTGGCCAAAGAGAATTTCGAGGCCAACGAGGATTTGCGACATCGCTGGGGGCGATGGGATTCGATGCAGTCGCATTTGCAATTACCCGCTCAGCTTGCCTGTTCACTGGATCTTGCAACCGGCACGGGCAAAAGTTTCGTGCTCTATGGCATCGCGGCGATCCTGCTAGCTGAGGGGGTAGTGGACCGGGTGCTGGTACTCTGCCCATCCAACACAATTGAGGCAGGCCTCCTGGCCAAGTTCAAGGAATTAGCGAGCAATGCCGATTTACGCGATACCCTACCGGCCTATGCGCGCTTTTCCACACCTCGCGTCATCAACGCCTCGGAAACCATTGTAGATGGTGCCCTGTGTGTGGAGAACTACCACGCTATTCTGGACCATGTGAATTCATCTATCCGTGACAGTCTCAAGGGTAAGGGCGCTCGGGTAGCGGTACTGAACGACGAGGCCCACCACGTGGCTAACGAAACCGGCACAGAGGCGGGTAAGTGGAAAACCTTCCTGCAATCGGCCGACTATGGTTTCCGCTATGTGCTAGCCGTTTCTGGTACCTGCTATGTTGGCAACGATTACTTCTCAGACGTGGTGTATCGCTACTCGTTGCGGCAGGCCATCGAGGAGCGTTTCGTTAAAAAGGTGGAGTACGTTTCTGATATGCCAGCTACCCATGGCCAAGAAGACTACTGGCAACTGATCTGGCAGCGACATGAGGATTGGAAGAGGAAGCTGAAGAGCCGGATTATTCGGCCCTTGACCATAGTGATTACGCAAAAGATCGCGGCGTGCAAACAGGTGGCGGAAGACCTGACTGATTGGCTGACTACATGGGAGAAGATCAAACCGGAAGAGGCTCGTGCAAAGGTGCTGGTGGTAACTTCAGCCAAGGAGCATCAGGCCAATGTGGCGATGCTACGAACAGTGGATAGCCTTGCCAGCAAGGTGGAATGGATCATCTCGGTATCCATGCTGTCCGAGGGCTGGGATGTGAAAAACGTGTTCCAGATTGTCCCGCACGAGGAACGCGCATTCAACAGTAAATTGCTAATAGCTCAGGTGCTAGGCCGGGGCTTGCGTAGGCCCGTTGGCTGGACAGGGGAAGATCCGATAGTGACGGTATTCAATCACGATGCATGGTCAAGGCGCATCAAGCATCTAGTTGACGAGATTTTAGAAATCGAGCGCCGATTGTCGTCGCGACCACTAGTGGAATCACCGTATCACTTCGAGCTGCACAACCTGGATTACACGCGTAAGGAAGAAATCACCGATCATCCGCAAAGCGGTGAGTACCAGATTTTCGCGAAGGGCTACGTGGTGCTGCCTTCACAGGTAGTGGACCAATCCGTTACGGTAGAATTCGAGGAGGCGCTGACCGGCAAGCATTCAAAGTTTGGCGCAATCCTCCGCCAGAAAACTTATTCCGCTGAGGATGTGGCTGAGCAGCTTTACTTGCGGCTCAAGAGCATCGACCAAGAAACCGCCGATGCACAAGACCCGGAAGATCGGACCAACTATGCAAAACGTTTTCCCCGCGACAAATGCATGGCGATTGTCAGTGAATCATTGAAACAGGCGGGCATCACTGATGGTCGCATCACCGACGACAATCGCCAGAAGTTCCTACAAGCAATCGGCCCTTTGAAGCGCAAAGCGACGAAACGGGTAGTGTATGTGTTGTCGCCCCAGGCGCTGGTGACGTTTAACACCGCGACACGGCAGGCCGACAGTTGCAGTGCCGCAGAACTGCGGCGTGGGACAAAAACAGTCTTCTTCACCGAGGGCTGTCGCGAAACCTTGGTGGACGAGCAGCAGGAATTCTTTGACGAGGTAGTTGATGCCGATGGGGATTTCGTTAGCGGTCGGGTGGAGGTTGGGAACCCCGCCGATTTCAAATCGCCCGTCAATCTCGCCATTGCCGACGCTACCCCCGAACGCAAGTTCATGCGGGAATTGACCAAAAGGGAAAACACAAAATGTCTGGACACCTGGCTGAAGAACGCTGCCATGAACTTCTATTCGCTCGAATACGCGTGGAAGAAGGGTGAACATCCAAAACGCGGTGAATTCAGCCCGGATTTTTTCATCAAACAAGGTGACTGGCTGTTTGTGGCCGAGATCAAGGACGATGGCGAAATCAGCGATCTATCTCCAGAAAACGTGAAAAAGCACGAATACGCTAGTGCGCATTTCACCCAACTGAATGCTTGGTTAGAAAAAGAAGGATTGTCGGTGCGCTACCAGTTCAACATGGTGGCCCCGCGTGACTTTAACGCATTCTTCCAAAAGCTGCGCGAGTATTCACTGACAGGATACCGCTCGGTTCTGGATGCTGCCATCATTAACGCGGGTGCGAAGGCCAGTGATACAACCTCGGCTTCCCAACCTAATTCCTTGCACAGTAACTGA
- a CDS encoding site-specific DNA-methyltransferase has protein sequence MTPEQRQRIIEILLSGGEVAPEWSRILFPPEKREYELVYQGKEREEDIIANTLAVPLQPVRTFNKNGVTWHNKLIFGDNLQAMKTLLEMKRRGELCNADGTSGIRLVYIDPPFATRQEFQGAQDQKAYQDKIYGATFIEFLRKRLILIRDLLSDNGLLYVHLDYRKSHYIKVILDEIFGEQNFMNEVAWCYGERELATRHWNRKHDNILVYAKNFKSDQHVFNWKEAAGQYSQGTLAKYEHIDEDGRKFQLRGRNVKGSPWRGKHGIPLDVEAANPEWVYRDYFDTKEGIRPRDWWSDIPFLNRASSDRYDYPSAKNPALLNRIIKVSSNIGDLVMDAFAGSGTTCAVAEKLNRRWIGIDCGKLAIYTIQKRMLNLSEKGKALKAKPFTLYNAGLYDFARLKELPWSDWRRFALTLFSCQSAPQRIGGIQFDGTLKASPVIIFDHRKGNGATVSEETLRSIHEAAGSKVGTRIFIIAPAMAFDFQQDYIQIGEVRYYALRVPYSIIHELHQRDFLALKQPTDEMAVNDTVDAVGFDFIKTPELEYAVGRGNPEGELLEQAFIRIDTFFSEAAVREPMRKRGNRETLSMVMLDYDYDAENDVFDLDEVFYAEAIEGAAWEVRFPANRPGEKVMAVFLDIYGNEARVVIPAAHFALEKLEKRNGSPIAKTEAKRA, from the coding sequence ATGACACCTGAACAACGACAACGCATCATCGAAATCCTACTTTCCGGTGGAGAAGTAGCGCCGGAATGGTCGCGCATCCTGTTCCCGCCTGAGAAGCGTGAATACGAGCTGGTCTATCAAGGCAAGGAGCGCGAGGAAGACATCATCGCCAACACGCTGGCAGTACCCTTACAGCCAGTACGAACCTTCAATAAAAACGGGGTGACGTGGCACAACAAATTGATCTTTGGGGACAACCTGCAAGCCATGAAGACGTTGCTGGAAATGAAGCGGCGTGGGGAACTATGCAACGCCGACGGAACGTCTGGTATCCGCTTGGTATATATCGACCCGCCATTTGCAACTCGACAAGAATTTCAGGGCGCGCAAGACCAAAAAGCGTATCAGGATAAGATTTATGGCGCTACATTTATTGAGTTTTTGCGAAAAAGGCTAATCCTCATTCGTGACCTTCTTTCTGATAATGGCCTTCTATACGTTCACCTGGATTACCGTAAGTCTCATTACATAAAAGTTATCCTTGATGAGATTTTTGGCGAGCAAAACTTTATGAACGAAGTTGCTTGGTGCTACGGAGAACGTGAGTTAGCAACACGTCATTGGAACAGGAAGCATGACAATATCTTGGTGTATGCAAAAAACTTCAAATCAGATCAACATGTATTTAACTGGAAAGAGGCGGCTGGTCAGTATTCACAAGGTACTTTGGCAAAATATGAGCACATCGATGAAGATGGAAGGAAATTTCAATTAAGGGGAAGAAACGTCAAGGGAAGTCCATGGCGCGGTAAGCATGGTATTCCTTTGGATGTAGAGGCAGCAAATCCGGAATGGGTCTATAGGGATTACTTCGACACAAAAGAGGGTATTAGACCTCGTGATTGGTGGAGCGACATTCCATTTCTTAACAGAGCATCAAGTGACAGATACGACTATCCAAGCGCGAAAAATCCTGCACTTTTAAATAGAATCATCAAGGTCTCCTCCAATATTGGAGATCTTGTTATGGATGCATTTGCCGGATCAGGAACCACCTGTGCGGTTGCAGAAAAACTTAATCGTCGCTGGATCGGCATTGACTGCGGGAAACTTGCGATCTACACCATCCAGAAGCGGATGCTGAATCTCAGCGAAAAGGGCAAGGCGCTCAAAGCCAAGCCCTTCACCCTTTACAACGCCGGCCTCTACGACTTCGCCCGTCTTAAGGAATTGCCTTGGAGTGACTGGCGGCGGTTTGCCCTCACCCTCTTTAGTTGCCAGAGTGCCCCCCAACGAATCGGTGGCATCCAATTTGATGGCACACTGAAAGCCAGCCCCGTCATTATTTTCGATCACCGCAAGGGGAATGGCGCGACAGTCAGCGAGGAGACGTTACGCTCTATCCATGAAGCGGCGGGCTCCAAGGTTGGCACACGTATATTCATTATCGCGCCGGCAATGGCCTTCGACTTCCAACAGGATTACATCCAGATCGGGGAGGTACGCTATTACGCTCTGCGGGTGCCGTATTCCATCATTCACGAGCTGCATCAACGCGACTTTCTTGCCTTAAAACAGCCGACTGACGAGATGGCGGTGAACGACACGGTAGATGCCGTAGGCTTCGATTTCATTAAGACCCCTGAGTTGGAGTACGCCGTGGGTCGAGGCAACCCGGAGGGTGAATTGCTTGAGCAAGCATTCATTCGCATCGACACTTTTTTCAGCGAGGCCGCCGTGCGGGAGCCGATGCGAAAACGTGGCAACCGGGAAACATTGTCCATGGTAATGTTGGATTATGACTACGATGCCGAGAATGATGTGTTCGATCTGGACGAGGTGTTTTATGCCGAAGCTATCGAGGGGGCGGCTTGGGAGGTGCGTTTTCCTGCCAACCGCCCCGGCGAGAAGGTCATGGCGGTTTTCCTAGACATCTATGGCAATGAGGCGCGTGTGGTGATACCTGCGGCTCATTTTGCGCTAGAGAAACTTGAAAAGCGCAACGGCTCTCCCATTGCAAAGACAGAGGCAAAAAGAGCATGA
- a CDS encoding helix-turn-helix transcriptional regulator, with translation MVQAILRLPAVKAESGASRSTIYLRIQQGLWPKPVRLGPRSVGWPASEVAAINAARIAGKTDDEIRELVAKLEAARKTAGKAL, from the coding sequence ATGGTTCAAGCAATCCTAAGACTTCCTGCTGTTAAAGCTGAGTCCGGCGCATCCCGTTCAACCATTTATCTTCGCATTCAGCAAGGACTTTGGCCCAAGCCAGTTAGACTTGGCCCGCGTTCTGTAGGCTGGCCTGCCAGCGAAGTAGCCGCCATTAATGCTGCCCGCATTGCTGGGAAGACAGATGATGAGATACGGGAATTGGTAGCCAAACTGGAAGCCGCCCGTAAAACGGCTGGCAAGGCGCTGTAA
- a CDS encoding tyrosine-type recombinase/integrase translates to MALTDTAIRNTKSADKPLKLTDERGLYLLLKPNGSRWWRFDYRYGGKRKTLSMGVYPDVSLKDARNRRDEARKLLASDVDPGENRKAVKAAKLEKTTNSFEVITREWYAKFSPTWNESHGERIIRRFERDIFPWIGSKPISEIAAPELLATVRRIESRGAVETAHRALGNCGQVFRYAIATARATRDISADLRGALPPVKGEHFAAITEPKQVGALLRAIDGYTGSHVVRCALRLAPLVFVRPGELRKAEWKDIDLDGGEWRYTVTKTNTPHIVPLSTQAVEILKELQALTGRSRFVFPGARTNGRPMSDNAILAALRRMGIDKEEMSGHGFRAMARTILDEVLGVRPDFIEHQLAHSVRDPNGRAYNRTAHLPERRKMMQQWADYLDKLKAGAEIIPLHGVA, encoded by the coding sequence ATGGCACTTACCGACACCGCTATTCGCAATACCAAGTCTGCTGACAAACCTCTCAAGCTAACAGATGAGCGCGGGCTATACCTGCTGCTCAAACCCAATGGCTCCCGCTGGTGGCGATTTGATTACCGCTATGGCGGCAAACGCAAAACCCTCTCCATGGGTGTTTATCCCGACGTGAGCTTGAAAGACGCCCGTAATCGCCGTGACGAAGCTCGCAAGTTGCTTGCTTCCGATGTCGATCCCGGCGAAAACCGTAAAGCGGTCAAAGCTGCTAAGCTGGAAAAGACTACAAACAGTTTCGAAGTGATCACCAGGGAATGGTATGCGAAGTTTTCCCCGACCTGGAATGAAAGCCATGGTGAGCGAATTATTCGCCGGTTCGAGCGCGATATCTTTCCCTGGATTGGTAGCAAGCCCATTTCCGAGATAGCAGCACCTGAACTGCTGGCAACAGTGCGGCGCATCGAAAGCAGGGGCGCAGTGGAAACCGCGCATAGGGCATTGGGTAACTGTGGACAAGTTTTTCGCTATGCCATCGCAACCGCACGTGCTACCCGAGATATTTCCGCTGATTTGAGAGGCGCCCTTCCCCCGGTGAAGGGAGAACATTTTGCCGCCATTACCGAACCTAAACAGGTAGGCGCATTGCTGCGGGCAATCGATGGCTATACAGGTTCTCACGTTGTACGTTGTGCATTGCGCCTTGCTCCACTGGTATTTGTGCGCCCAGGCGAGCTGCGCAAAGCCGAATGGAAGGATATAGACCTGGATGGCGGGGAATGGCGCTATACCGTCACCAAGACCAATACCCCGCACATTGTTCCCCTCTCAACACAAGCCGTGGAAATCCTCAAGGAACTGCAAGCTTTAACAGGCAGAAGCCGCTTTGTTTTCCCCGGTGCGCGTACCAATGGCCGGCCCATGAGTGATAATGCAATCCTTGCTGCCCTGCGACGCATGGGCATAGACAAGGAAGAAATGAGTGGCCATGGTTTTCGCGCCATGGCGCGAACCATTCTTGATGAAGTGCTAGGCGTTCGTCCTGACTTTATCGAACACCAGTTAGCTCATTCGGTAAGAGACCCTAATGGCCGCGCCTATAATCGAACCGCTCATCTACCCGAGCGTCGCAAGATGATGCAGCAATGGGCGGATTACCTGGACAAACTCAAAGCTGGTGCCGAAATCATCCCCTTGCATGGCGTGGCCTAG